From the genome of Xylocopilactobacillus apis:
GAATTTAGACCGGCTTGGCTGACAGATAAAGATGAGATCAATTACGAGATTACTTCAAGAAATGAACATTTTAAAGGTACCGAAGTATCACGTAAAAGCGTGGCTGATTTTGTAGTCAAACTAATTAAGGATCCAACCCTTTACCCAAATACCAGCGTTGGAATTAATAAACCCGGTACTGATGGGGATCACCCATCATGGTTAAATTAATGGAACAATTTATTGATGTTTTTGCTCATGTTCTGCCGCCGCTTTTTAAGAATAAAATGTTAGAAATTGTGCCGGATGCACTTAAAGAAAACGCCTGGATGGAACATCCGCTTTTGTCCAATTTACAAAAACGGGTAGATACCATTGCAAAAGGCCATCAAGAAATTATTTCAGTAGTTAACTTAAATCCCGAAGATTATGTTGGACCAGCTGAATCATTAAATTTATGCCGCCAAGCTAATACCGAGTTAAAAAGCATAGTTAGTCAGTACCAAGAATATTTTCCACAAGCAGTGGCGATGATTCCAATGAATAATATTGATGGCGCATGTCAAATAATTGAAGAAGATGTTGCTAAAGATTCGACTTTTGCGGGTATTCAATTATTTACTCGCGCTTTGGGTCATTCCATCACCAACCCTGCTTATCAGCCAATTTTTGAGTTAATGAATCAAATTAACAAACCAATTTGGCTTCACCCGGTGTTTGATAAACGAAAACCTGACAATAATGTAACTTTTAGTTGGGAATATGAGTTAACCATTGCGATGAACTCAATCGTGCAGGCTCAATATTTTGAACAATATCCTAATTTAAAAATTATTGTTCATCACGCAGGCGCGATGGTTCCTTTTTTTGCCGAAAGAATTCGTTACACCCAAAACGAACAGAATTATCAAGATTTCAAAAAATTCTTTGTTGACACTGCTCTTTTAGGTAATCCCAAAGCTTTGGAACTAACGGTTGATTTCTTTGGCATTGACCATGTTTTATTCGGCACCGATGCACCACTCGGGATTCCGCCAATTGGCGCAACCAAAACCATTGAAGATGCTCTAACGCAGACAAACTTAAAAGAAAATGATTTAGAAAAGATTTTTCATCAAAATTGGAAGCAAATGCAGAAAGGAATAACTAATGAATAATATCGAAGCTGATTTTCAAGAAGTCATCTCTTCTTGGGTAAAAGACGTCGACACTCATTGTGCAGTACATCTTAAAAACGATCGGTTCCTCATCCCTTTAATTGCCGGAACGGTTCAAGGTGTTACTACCTCAATCAAAGAACAAACTAAAAAAACTCTGGCAGCTGGGATTAAACCGGAAGTAATTGTCGAAGTAATTTATCAGCTCGCTCCAGGGACTGGAATTTTAAGAGTTCAAAAATCTTTAATCGAAGTCCAAAAGGCTTTCGATGAAGAAAACATTGAATTAAAAAAAATAACTATTGATGAAGATCCTGAATTTGGCGCCAAAGTCCAAGCCAAAATTTATGGAACTGAAATCAAAAACCTCCTTCATGATTTACCAGATCAGTCAGGCAATTTTATTCCTGAAGCCTTAACAGAACATTTCTTTAACGATTTTTACGGTCGAGAAGCTTTATCAGTCAAAGACCGGGAACGCTACGGCTTACTAGGACTAATTGCTTTAAATGTCGATTTTCAAATCAAAGCCCACGCTCGGGGCAGTCTTAAGGCTGGAAACTCTGAAAGTGAACTGATATGGTCGGTTATTCAACTTCTGCCTTATGTTGGATTCCCTTTTGTAGTCAACAGCGCCCAAGTAATTCACAAATCTGCTGTTGAGTTAGGAGAAACAAAATGAAATATACCAAATTAGGCCATAGTGGTCTCGATGTCTCAAGAATTTGTCTAGGAACAATGGGGTTTGGCCGACCTGAATCGGGCATGTTCCCTTGGGCGATCGATCAACAAAAAAGTGAAGCAGTAGTCGCTAAAGCATTAGATCTCGGAATCAACTTTTTTGATACAGCTAATATCTATTCTCATGGTGACAGCGAAGAATATCTCGGAAATGCTCTTAATAAATTAGCTAAACGAGACCAAATCGTTGTCGCTACGAAGGTCTTCTACACACCTGGTAATGAACCGAACCAACACGGCCTTTCCCGTAAGGCAATCATGTATCAGATTGACCAAAGTTTAAAGCGGCTAAAAATGGATTATGTTGACCTATACATTATTCATCGTTGGGATTATAACACTCCAATCGAAGAAACAATGGAAGCGCTACATGATTTAGTTAAAACCGGAAAAGTTCGTTACTTAGGTGCATCAGCGATGTTTGCTTGGCAGTTAGAACAGGCGCAAAACGTTGCTGAAAAACACAATTGGACTAAATTTATTTCGATGCAGAACCACTATAACCTCCTTTACCGCGAGGAAGAACGGGAAATGATTCCATATTGTCAAGATCAGGACATTGCGTTAACCCCCTACAGTCCTTTAGCATCCGGGCGCTTAACCCGTCAATGGAGTGGTGATACTTTAAGATATCAAACTGATACCGTTGCAAAGGGCAAATACGATGCCGATAAAGAGCTTGATTTACCAATTGTCAAAAGGGTCGGCGAAATTGCCGCTAAGTACAATGTCCCTCAAGTTCAAGTTGCCCTCGCTTGGCTTTTACATCAACCTCAGATGGCTGCTCCGATCATGGGAGCAACTAACCCAGATCATCTCGCTAGTGCGGCTAAAGCAGTTGATCTGAAATTAACAGCAGATGATTTAAATTATCTTGCTGAACCATATCAGACGCATCGATTAGTTGGGCCGCTAACCCCAACGACCAAGACTTTACAAGATAAAAGGAGAAGATAAAATGGCAAAAAAACAAACTGCAGGACGCGAACAATTAGGAGATTTTGCTCCTAAATTTGCTGAATTAAATGATGATGTGTTATTTGGAGAAGTGTGGTCAAGAGAAGATAAATTATCTGCTCGTGACCGAAGCATGATCACTTGTGCGAGCTTAATGTCTCAAGGACTTTCCCCTCAACTAGAAGCTCATATGAAGATTGCAAAGGAAAACGGGGTCACCAAAGACGAAATGGTTGAATTAATCACCCATTTATCTTTTTACGCCGGTTGGCCGAAAGCGTGGTCAGCATTTAGTTTGGCTAAAGAGATTTTTAAAGATTAAGCGTTGAAAACACAGAATTTTTTCTGCGTTTTTTATTACTAATAAGTAAAACTAATAAATAAACCCCTTTTTTGAATTGGTTATTTGAAAATGTATAAATAAAATTAAGACTATTATCTTTAGTTTTAATGGCAAATATTAACCAAATAATCAAAAAACAGGAGTTCAAAAATGAATCAAAAAATTGGAATTATCGCTGCAATTGTGGGAGTTTGTGCAGTAATCATCGGCTGGAATATCTATCAGCACCAACAAGCTCGGCCTCAAACACAATCGATCTCAAAAAGCAGTTCTAATAGCTCAAACAGCTCGAGCAGTTCTGCCAGTCAAACAAGCAAAAAAACACCGACCGAAAGCAACAAACCTTTGATCGTCTTCTTTTCTCGGACCGGTCAAAATTATGGCGGATCAAACCTTAAAATTGGTAATACTCATCGAATTGCTAATTTTATTGCTGAAAGAACCGGCGGTGATCTTTATGAAATAGTACCTGCCAAAGATTACCCAAAAACTTATGATGCTACCACTGCTCAGGCTCAAAAAGAACAACAGAGCAATGATCGGCCGAAAATTAAAAATAAGATGCCGGATGTTTCAAAATATGAAACGATTTTTATCGGATATCCAATTTGGTGGAGTGAACCACCAATGATTGTTCTTACATTTCTCGAACAAGTTGATCTAAAAAACAAAAAGGTGGTCCCTTTTGATACAAATGCTGGGTCAGGTTTTGGCGACAGCATTGAAATCTTGAAGAAGGCTGCTCCAAAGTCAAAATTCCTTGAAGGATTTGAGATCGCTGGGTCTGAAGCAGCCGGGGCTAAAAACAAAGTCAATTCTTGGCTGAAATCAATTGGTTACTAAAATGAAATTTTCACAAAAAACTGCAGTTTATCTTGCAGTCTTTTGCTTTCCCTTACCTTTAATTTTCTTGTTCAACCAAGCAATAACCGGTAACTTTTTAAATTTCATTTATTATGACGCAGGAATTACTGCCTATTGCTGGTGGTTATCTGCAACTTTTCTTTCGACCAGACCAAATTGGCTGGTTCAAAGAATGAGTATGCCATCTCTTTATTTTTTGCATGGAATATTAGGAGTTGGTTCACTCGCTCTCGCTTTTTTACATCGTCATAATTTAATTACAATGGGGCAGCTAATCCATTTAACCGGTGACTGGGCATGGTATCTTAGTCTTGGCAGTATGATTTATGCAGTTATTTTTCTTTCCGGCTGGTTAGTTGACCGTTTTAGAATTATTGCAAAGTTAAAAAGATTCCTTGAACATGTTTTCAAACATCAGATTACCATCTGGCTTCATCGATTAAACCTCATTGCCATTATCTTAATTTGGCTGCACGTCCATTTAATCGGCCGAATCAATGCTCACTTTGTATTTATGACATTGTTTGATCTCTACACTTTCGGCATTTTAGGCTGGTATTTATGGAATCTTTTATTTCCTAAACAAACTAAAGCAATTGTTACTAAAAAGGCATGGCTTAATGAAACGACGTTTCAGCTAAATTTAAAATTAGAAAAACCCTTTAAAAATTATCAAGCTGGCGATTTTTACTTTTTAAAAAGTAAGACGGTTAAAGAAGCGCGACCATTTTCGGTGACTGAACCCAGTAATGATAAAGGTAAAGTATTATTTACCATCCGCGTTCTTGGCGATGACACGAAGAAATTGTCTCAATTAAATCTACAAGATCAAGTTGAATTAGAAGGTCCGTTCGGGCATTTTGCACCGACAATTAAAAGGCATCCGAATATAAAAATGGTTTTCATTGGAATGGGAACCGGCATCTCACCTCTTTTAAGTCTTGCTCAAAAGTTTAATTATACTCATCCCATCAAAATTCTTTGGTGCGTTCATCAAAAGTCCGATTTGTACTACGATGAAGAACTCACCAAAATGACTAACAATAATCTTATCTACCATCATCAGATCGGTCATTTTAATCTTGAACAATTAAATAAATTAATTAGTCATTCTGAATTTGACCAGGCGTTATTTGTAATTGTCGGTCCCAGTACTGGTGTTTTAAGCACTCGTAAAATTCTTAGTAAAAAAGGCGTAGCTCGTGATCATATTCTCGATGAGAGAATCACCATGTAGAGGAGAAAAAATGTATCTTTTTCAAAGAATTGAAGAAGCAGTCTTCAATGAAAATGATTCTAAAGAACAATTAGTGAATGTATCTTAAACAATTGCAATCAACTTAATCAATTTATAAATATCCAACTTAACTTAATAATTTGCAGTGATTTATTTTTATTAAATTTTTCATCATGCTTCTAGAGACTTTCTTTACCTATCTTAACAATTGAATTGCAAATAAATAAAGCATATGATATAGTCTCGGTTAAGTGAATAAATATCAATAAGCGAATGTTACTGGTAATGCAGGCAAGACTTAGTCAGGACTCTATTTAGTTTAGAGTTTTTACTAAATTTTACCTGTTTTTTTATTAAGGATTACATGTTTAAGATTACAAAAGTACTCAATGTTAATGTTGTAATGGTCAAAGAAAACGATCAGGAATTTATAGTTTTTGGAAAAGGGATCGGTTACCACCAGAAAGTAAATAATCTTATCTCGCCTGAACAAATCTCCAAAAAATTCATTTCAATCGACGATAGTCGAAAAAAGGAAATGATTGAATCATTAAATAAAATTCCTCCCGTTTATATTGATGTCACGGCAAAAATCGTTGACTATGCTGAAAAAAAATTAGATGAAACGTTAATAAGCAGTGTTTATTATTCTTTAACTGATCATCTTTATTTTGCAGTCGCTCGTTACAACACAAAACAGGTCTTAGGTAATCGAATTTATTGGGAAGTTAAAACCTATTATCCTGAAATGTTTGAAATCGGTAATTACGGCCTATCTGTTGTAAAAGAGCTGCTTAAAATTGAACTGCCGAGAGAAGAAGCTGCAAATATTGCATTTCATATTATTAACAACACCAGTAAATCCTCAGTCAAGACAAACGTGATTGAAGCAACTCAATTAGTTGATAATATGCTGCAAATTCTGCGCGTTTTAACCAAAGGAAGTCTTAATGATAATGGTCTAAATTATGAGCGCTTCATTACCCATTTAAAATTTTTTGCTGAACGCTATTTAAGCAATAAGATGCTTTCAGATGATAATAATTTATTAAAAATGGCATATGAGCTCTATCCAGATGCTTCTAAAATGGCACTGAAGATTCAAAAAACAGTTGAAACAATCTATGACCGTAAAATTACCAATGAAGAAATTGCTTATCTGATTATTCATATTCACCGAGTTTTAACCCATTAAAGGAGAAAAAAATGAGCTCAAACAAAGAAGTTACCGACAAAATTATGGAGTACGTCGGCGGTGTACATAACGTAACTAATTTATACCATTGTGCAACCCGTCTTCGCTTTAATTTAATTGACAAAAGCAAATTTAATATTCCCGCGTTAGAGAAAATGCCTGAGGTATTAAGCGCTGTAGATTCAGGTGAAGAAGCTCAGATCGTCATTGGGGGAAATGTTGGAAGTTACTATCAAGAAATTATGAAAAATTATCATATTCAGGATAATAACGAAAATAATTCTAATGAAGATAGAAAAGAAACTAACATTTTTAAAAGAGTCTTAAACGCAATTGTGAGCATTATGTCACCAATTATTGTGGTCTTAATTGCCGGCGGAATGTTCAAAGTTCTTTTAGCAATTTTCACTTTATTTGGAATGAATAAGCAAAGCACAAATTACCAAATATTGAATTTCATGGCAGATGCAGCTTTTTATTTCCTGCCATTTATGTTAGCAAGCAGCGCCGCCAAAAGATTTCGTACCAACCAATATTTAGCGATGATGATGGCAGGAGTAATGCTGCATCCCGCCTTTTCTGCGATGATCGCTGCTAAAAATCCGATTTCATTATTTGGAGCACCGATTAGGCTTGTTTCTTATGGCAGCAGCGTTATCCCGATTATCTTGGTAGTTTGGTTTATGAGTTATGTAGATCGTTTTGCAGAAAAATTTATTCCAAATGTAGTTAAAACCATTTTAAAGCCATTATTGATTGTGGTAATAACAGCACCTGTTGCTTTAATTATTATCGGACCAATTGGTTCATGGCTCGGTGACGGATTATTTGCAATTATTAACTTCCTTGATAAGTACTCACCTTGGCTAATTCCTTTATTAATTGGAACTTTTAATCCTTTAATGGTAATGGTCGGAATGCATATTTCTCTTTTACCTCTATCAACCGCATCTTTTACTAAGTATGGATATGAAAGCATTTCTGGTCCCGGGTCATTAGCAAGTAATTTGGCTCAAGCTGGTGCTGCTTTGGCTGTATCGCTTAGAGAAAAAAATCTTAAGGCTCGTGAAGTCGCTGTTTCTGCAACTATTACTGCTTTTTCAGGAATTACCGAACCTGCTCTTTATGGGATAACTTTGAAATATAAACGAGTTTTAGCTAGTGTAATGACTGCCGGAGGTATTGCTGGTTTATACGCCGGAATTACCAAAGTTGTTCGTTACTCATTTGGTGCTCCCGGAATCTTTACGCTGCCGATTTTTATCGGTAAAAACCCTAACAACTTCATCAATGCTTGTATAACTGGTGTAATTGCTGTCGTACTTTCATTTGTTTTTACTTATTTCTTCGGTGTTGTAAATACTCCTGTTAAAACAAATGAACCTAAAAAGATAAAAAATGTCATTGACGGAAAAGTAATTCCTTTATCCGAAGTTAATGATCAAGTATTTGCGAGTGGAAGTTTAGGAAGCGGCGTCGCAATTGAACCCAACGGTAATACAATTGTTGCACCAGTTGATTCCACTGTTACCATGGTTTATCCAACCGGACATGCAATTGGGTTAACCGATGATAATGGACAGGAATTTCTAATTCATGTGGGCATCGATACCGTTAAGTTAAAAGGAAAAGGATTTAACACTTTAGTAAAACAAGATCAACGTGTTAATTCTGGAGACCCATTGATAAATGTCGACTTTGACTTAATTCGCAATGAAGGATTTGATCCGACTGTAATTTTAGCTGCTCTTAATACCAAAGATGATCAGATTGAAATAAACGATCAACAAGTTTTTATCACTGAAATTAATTCTTCAGACAAATAACTGATTTCTAATAAAAAGGTCATGACCAATAAAAAGTCATGACTTTTTTATATTTATAGAACGCTTATTCCTTAATATTGGTCAAAGTATCACTCACTTGATTTTCAACTTTTTTTGCACTTTTACCGCCAAATTGAAGATAAAAAGTTTCGAAATTTTTTGAACCTTTAGGCGCAGGGATTCATTTTCTCCTTCATAAATTCCAAAACTCATTTCCTTAAGTATTTTAGACGCTCATATTTTTGTCCCGGAGCAATATATTCAAGAATATGACAAGATCGCTCCTGGGTTGAATCATAGAAATTTCTTGTTAATCGAAAGGAGAATCTCATGAGTTAAAAATATAATAAATTAGCTCATGATATCGTTGACAAATTAGTCGGAAAATCAAACATCACTGATGCCCACTGTCCGCTTCAAAGTCAGCGACCTGATAAAATCGACGTTAAAGAATTAGAATCACTCGATGGCGTAGTTAGATATATTGTAAATGCGGGATTATATCAAGTGGTAATTGGAACTAATATTGCTAAAGTATTTGAAGAGGTTGAGAAAATCGTTGATCTTAAATTGAGTGATTACTCAACAAATGAAAAAAACAACTTTTTTGACAAAATTATTGACTTTGTAGGTGGCGTTTTCCAACCCGTCATTCCTGCCTTATCAGGCGCTGGAATGGTTAAAGCAGTCTTAATGGTATTTAATGTTATTTCTACTAAATCGCAAACATAAACGCTTTTAAATATATTTGCCGATGGCGTCTTTTATTTCTTACCAATGTTACTGGCATTCACTGAAGCTCAAAAGTTAAAAAGCAATCAAAATTTAGCTGTCCCAGTTACAGCGATCATGCTGCATTCTACTTGGAGTAGTTTAGTATTAATAGCCAAACCGGTTCATTTCTTTGGCATAATTCCATTTACTCTTGCCAACTATTCAGGCTCTGTAATTCCAATCCTGTTAGTAGTTTTTGTTCAAGCTTACTTGGAAAGATTTTTAAATCGCATCATTCCAAAGTCCGTGAATCTAGTGTTCATACCAATGCTTACTTTCTTAATTATGGGAACTCTTTCCCTTTGGATTCTTACCAAAAGATTCTCTTTTGATTAGCCCTGCTAAAGGCGAAGTGATCCCTTTAAATGAAGTTAAAGACGAAGCATTTGCAACTGCCTCATTAGGGGAAGGATTTGCAGTTGAACCAATTGACGGGAAAATCGTTGTTCCTTGTGCTGGTAAAATTTTATTTATTGCACCGAGTAAACACGCGATCGGAATCCAATCAGATGATGGACTAGAAATATTAATTCACATTGGCTTAGATACCATTGAATTAAACGGCAAATATTTCAACTCTGAAGTTACATCGGGTGATGTTGTAAAACAAGGTCAACAGTTAATGGACATCGACTTTGACAAAATCAAAGAAGCTGGATACGTGACACAAATTATCTAATATTGATCTTTTGCCCTTTGGAAGTGACCGCTTAAAAGTCAGTCAGGGAGAACTTGAAATGTTGGATTGGCAGGACGACCACTATTATCCCGCTAAACAAGCAATTGACATGTATCATCACTATTTATCAGATATCAAATTATTTGCGGAAATGGGACTAAAAATGTACCGGATGTCGATTTCTTGGAGTCGCATTTTCCCTAATGGCGATGATGAAAAACCCAATGAAAAAGGGCTCAAATTTTACGAAGATATTTTCAAGGAACTGCGTAAATACCAGATTGAACCAATGGTCACCCTCGCCCATTTCGATATCCCCGTCCATTTAATTAAGAAGTATGGCGGCTGGCGAGATCGGCGCCTAATTGATTTTTATACCAATTACACCAAAACCGTCATAGAACGTTACAAAGGACTTGTGAAATATTGGCTGACTTTTAACGAGATCAATATTTTACTGCATCAGCCTTTTGTCGGCGGTGGAATTGTATTTCGAACCGATGACAACAAAAAAGAAGTTAAATACCAGGCAGCTCGTCATCAATTAGTTGCCAGTGCGTTAACTACCAAAATAGCACACGAAATTAATCCTAATAATCAGGTTGGCTGCATGCTCGCTGGCGGCAGTCACTATCCTTATACTTGTCGACCAGAAGACTATCAGGAAATGATCAGACGGGACCGTGAAGGCTATTTCTTCATTGATGTCCAAGCTCGTGGAGTCTACCCTAATTATGCCCTTAAGAAATTTGAACAAGAAAATCTTAAAATCCAAATGGATTCAGATGACAAAGAAATTTTAGCTGATAATCCAGTAGACTTTATTACATTTTCTTATTACTGTTCCAGGACGGTTAGTGCTCATCCTGAAGATTACGAAAGTGCAACCGGCAATATTTTCCCTTCAATTAAAAATAAGTACCTGCCATCAACTGAATGGGGTGGCAAATCGATTCCTTGGGGCTTAGGAATTCACTTAATCAGTTATATGACCGCTATCAAAAACCAATTTTTATTGTCGAAAATGGACTCGGAGCAGTCGATAATCCGGATGAAAATAATTATGTCGCTGACGACTATCGAATTGATTATCTAAAGCAACATATTAAAACTATGATGGACGCAATCGAAATTGACGGCGTTGATCTAAGAGGATACCTCACTTGGAGTGCAATTGATCTAGTTGCAGCAAGTACTGGTCAGATGAGTAAGCGCTATGGTTATGTTTACGTTGACTGTGATGATGAAGGACATGGGAGTCTAAAGCGATATCCCAAGAAATCTTTCTATTGGTATCAAAAGGTCATCGCCTCAAATGGTGAAAATTTATAAATAAAAAAAGTTTTAGCTTTATAAATCGGCTAAAACTTTTTTAGTATTTAAAACTATGGATCTATTTTCGTCAACTTCTAGATTTTTTGACGAATAAAATCGTTTTGGAAAACATTTCTTTGAGAACTCATTTCTTGAAGGAACCAATCCTTTACTGCTTGCTAGATCGTATAAATGAGGCTCATAGTTATCATCTTTCATCCAACCTTTGATTTGTTTTAAAATCACATCTTCGATTGATGTATAGCTCGCTGTAGAACGAGTAACCACGTAACACGGCATCTTAAAGAAATCGCCAGACCAAGAAAAACAGTTATATCCTAATATTTCTGCAAAAGATGCTAGTAATTCTGGTGTCCACTCGAAATTAACATCCGGCAGATCATGAAAACTATCTGGTGTAAGAGCATTTACGGCCAGAAAATCCTGGTTACTAAGTAATTGTTCAATTTTGTCTTGAACCGCCTGATCAATAGTATCATTTCGTTTCATATTATCTTTATCTGCATAAAATTTGCTGGAAACTGGAATTAATCCTGACTTTTTAAGATCGTCATTTCCGCGTAAATTCCATGTCCCTTCACCCATTCCAGCATCAATAAAAATCTGTTTAATTTCTTTTAATGTTAATTGATTTTTCACATGGACTTTTAAGTATTGCGGCCATAAATCTGCCGGTTCTCTTTTTAGTGTCGGTTGATAAGTTTTTCTTAAAATAAATTCTCCCGATACTTCTACGTCTAAATTCAATGCATTAATAAAACTTGCAAGTGCCATTTTATCATCAGTATTAGTTAACTCTGCTTCCTCAGGCCATAATTCTATGTAATTGTGATAAAAGATCTTAAGTGACAAAATTGGGTAGATTTTCAGTTCACGATTAAGATAATCAGTTAGCGAATCACCTAAAAATTCTTTGGCAAAATTAACATCCAGCCACATAACATTTTGTCCATTTAACACAATCTCTAGATTTTTTGCCGCCTCTTGTTGCAAAGTATAATTAGCCCAACCAAATTGTTTTTTTAAATTACCTAACGAAACGGGATGATTTTGAGTTTTCAAAAATTCAACTATCTGTTCTCCGATTGTTAACGGTTGACTGCCAAGAACAAAAATATCATTATTTCGACCAGGTGAATATACAAAATCAACAGGATAAAGCCGTTGAAAAATTTGATAAAACTCATCGGTTGTCATGGATTTTGGCAGATCTTCTTTTAATTGTTCAAATAACCAAGCATCACGAACATAGTGGTAACCATCGGCAAAATGGTCATCAACTAGTTTTTTTGCTCGTTCAAAAATTACTAGATCATAATTTTCTTTCTCAAAAAGCTTATATTTTCCCTTGCCAATCGGAATGTACTCCGATTGATTAGATAACCTTCCTTGAAACGCTCTCAAAGATGGAAATGCTTCATAACCTAACTTTTCTTTAGACCATTCATTAATTTGATCATATTCATCAACGTCAATTATCTTAGTTTTACGATAACTGCAGTACTCTTCAATGATTTTTATTTTTGGTACTCGTTTAGTAGAAATAAGCCGTCTATTATCTTGATCGAGCCTATAATTTAAATTGTCTATCGCCTGATTAAATTCATCAGCTTTAAGTTCTAAGTGATTATTTTCAAAAACTTGCTTAATTTCTGCGATTGAATGAATTTGTCCATCTAACAAAATTGGCAGTAAAACATCAACAAACATTTGCAAATAATCATCACTGGTAAGAAAGTACTGATTCAAATCAGAATCGATAATTGTACTTTCAATTAGTCGATTATTTTCTTCACTGAAATATTTACTTAATGTCATCGGCTGACATTTCCCAAGCACTAGAAGCTTAAGTGTAAAGTTATGATTTTGCCACCACTGAATAAAAACGTTAGAGACCTTCTTATCAATTTGACGGACTCTTTCCCTCGTAATTCCCCACTTTTCACCTAGTTCTTCTAATGTCAGAATATCTGAGCTCATTTTTCGATATTTCAAAACTGCTTTTGAACGTTCATCGAGCTGATCTATAAATTCATTAACGTAATATTCAACCGAATTGGGCAAAAGATCGTTTAACAGATGCCAGCTTCTTTCAATTAAATCATCCGGGTATTGATCAAAATCTTCTTTAAAATAGATTGCGAGCGCTTTTCTTATAATCGCCATTTGTTCGTCTTGCTCTTTATTATCAACAAAATTTTTAATCTTCTCTGGAGCATCTTTTAACGAAACGACAAATTTCTTTTTATTTAAAAGAGTATTTATCAAACGTAAATATTCATTGATAGTAATTATTAGATCATCTGGCTCATCTTTAAGGATGAGATGTGAAAACGGCAA
Proteins encoded in this window:
- a CDS encoding carboxymuconolactone decarboxylase family protein, translated to MAKKQTAGREQLGDFAPKFAELNDDVLFGEVWSREDKLSARDRSMITCASLMSQGLSPQLEAHMKIAKENGVTKDEMVELITHLSFYAGWPKAWSAFSLAKEIFKD
- a CDS encoding flavodoxin, which encodes MNQKIGIIAAIVGVCAVIIGWNIYQHQQARPQTQSISKSSSNSSNSSSSSASQTSKKTPTESNKPLIVFFSRTGQNYGGSNLKIGNTHRIANFIAERTGGDLYEIVPAKDYPKTYDATTAQAQKEQQSNDRPKIKNKMPDVSKYETIFIGYPIWWSEPPMIVLTFLEQVDLKNKKVVPFDTNAGSGFGDSIEILKKAAPKSKFLEGFEIAGSEAAGAKNKVNSWLKSIGY
- a CDS encoding PRD domain-containing protein encodes the protein MFKITKVLNVNVVMVKENDQEFIVFGKGIGYHQKVNNLISPEQISKKFISIDDSRKKEMIESLNKIPPVYIDVTAKIVDYAEKKLDETLISSVYYSLTDHLYFAVARYNTKQVLGNRIYWEVKTYYPEMFEIGNYGLSVVKELLKIELPREEAANIAFHIINNTSKSSVKTNVIEATQLVDNMLQILRVLTKGSLNDNGLNYERFITHLKFFAERYLSNKMLSDDNNLLKMAYELYPDASKMALKIQKTVETIYDRKITNEEIAYLIIHIHRVLTH
- a CDS encoding amidohydrolase family protein; the protein is MVKLMEQFIDVFAHVLPPLFKNKMLEIVPDALKENAWMEHPLLSNLQKRVDTIAKGHQEIISVVNLNPEDYVGPAESLNLCRQANTELKSIVSQYQEYFPQAVAMIPMNNIDGACQIIEEDVAKDSTFAGIQLFTRALGHSITNPAYQPIFELMNQINKPIWLHPVFDKRKPDNNVTFSWEYELTIAMNSIVQAQYFEQYPNLKIIVHHAGAMVPFFAERIRYTQNEQNYQDFKKFFVDTALLGNPKALELTVDFFGIDHVLFGTDAPLGIPPIGATKTIEDALTQTNLKENDLEKIFHQNWKQMQKGITNE
- a CDS encoding aldo/keto reductase — encoded protein: MKYTKLGHSGLDVSRICLGTMGFGRPESGMFPWAIDQQKSEAVVAKALDLGINFFDTANIYSHGDSEEYLGNALNKLAKRDQIVVATKVFYTPGNEPNQHGLSRKAIMYQIDQSLKRLKMDYVDLYIIHRWDYNTPIEETMEALHDLVKTGKVRYLGASAMFAWQLEQAQNVAEKHNWTKFISMQNHYNLLYREEEREMIPYCQDQDIALTPYSPLASGRLTRQWSGDTLRYQTDTVAKGKYDADKELDLPIVKRVGEIAAKYNVPQVQVALAWLLHQPQMAAPIMGATNPDHLASAAKAVDLKLTADDLNYLAEPYQTHRLVGPLTPTTKTLQDKRRR
- a CDS encoding carboxymuconolactone decarboxylase family protein; the protein is MNNIEADFQEVISSWVKDVDTHCAVHLKNDRFLIPLIAGTVQGVTTSIKEQTKKTLAAGIKPEVIVEVIYQLAPGTGILRVQKSLIEVQKAFDEENIELKKITIDEDPEFGAKVQAKIYGTEIKNLLHDLPDQSGNFIPEALTEHFFNDFYGREALSVKDRERYGLLGLIALNVDFQIKAHARGSLKAGNSESELIWSVIQLLPYVGFPFVVNSAQVIHKSAVELGETK
- a CDS encoding FAD-dependent oxidoreductase, producing the protein MKFSQKTAVYLAVFCFPLPLIFLFNQAITGNFLNFIYYDAGITAYCWWLSATFLSTRPNWLVQRMSMPSLYFLHGILGVGSLALAFLHRHNLITMGQLIHLTGDWAWYLSLGSMIYAVIFLSGWLVDRFRIIAKLKRFLEHVFKHQITIWLHRLNLIAIILIWLHVHLIGRINAHFVFMTLFDLYTFGILGWYLWNLLFPKQTKAIVTKKAWLNETTFQLNLKLEKPFKNYQAGDFYFLKSKTVKEARPFSVTEPSNDKGKVLFTIRVLGDDTKKLSQLNLQDQVELEGPFGHFAPTIKRHPNIKMVFIGMGTGISPLLSLAQKFNYTHPIKILWCVHQKSDLYYDEELTKMTNNNLIYHHQIGHFNLEQLNKLISHSEFDQALFVIVGPSTGVLSTRKILSKKGVARDHILDERITM